AATGTGCATATGCTCGATAAGTTTGGACTCTACAAGATAGAGTATCCAGACAAGTGCTCACAAAAGAATCCCTATGTAGTCGAGGACCGAGAATGGCTAGATGGAAACCGAAAGCTCCGCGAAACGATGAAGGTACAACAGACCAGATTCATTCAGAGGCTATATGGACTGTCCAAGAATTGGGGGCATTACAGACAGCACATTATACAACGGCAGAACAACCGATGTAGTATCTGTGGATGCAAGCTGATGCGCCGAAATGTTCATGTCCATTACCTTCCAAAAACAGCAGGAGAACGCTCATCTCAAGGGGAATTGATACCAGACAATCTTGTTGCCTCGTGCGTTTCATGCTAGAGGCAAATGCGACAGCAGCGCATGCGTAAGTAACCAAACCGGTCGTCCTAATACGTGCAAACACAACTACTTTGAATGGAGAGCCGGATGCGGTGAAAGTCGCAAGTCCGGTTCGGGGAAGAGTCCGAGCGTCAAACTGCCCCCCTCCGGGGGCGGGTCGGCTCGGGCTTATTCTACAGATGAACATCACTTTTTGAAGCATCCTGACATCAACCTTTCGGGTTGAAACGACACCAAATAGTGTTACAATAAATACAACACCAAACGGTGTTATATTTATTTGGGAGGTATTATTGTGCCAGACTCATTATTGCCTGAAATTCGTAAAACAGTCGTAATCAATGCACCCGTCGAGAAAGTGTGGAAGGCTGTTACCACATCAGATGGCATTGCCGCATGGTGGATGGAGAATACTTTTCAGCCTGCTCTGGGGCATGAGTTTATTCTGCATGCGGGTCCTTATGGTGACTCACGTTGTAAGGTCACAGAATTTGAACCAATGATTCGGCTGGGGTTTGATTGGGACTCCGATTGGCACCTCACTTTTGAACTAAGAGATTTAGGTGACAAAAAGACGGAGTTTACATTGATTCACTCTGGTTTCGATGCAGAAAAGTCGACAGCCTTCGGACAGCCACACACGGCAGTGCGAGAAATTATGGACGGTGGGTGGGAGAAAATTGTCAAGGAAAAACTCCCTTCCTTTATCGAGTCTTAAATCGAATGGTTCGGCACCGAAACATGATGTGTTTCAAGCAATCGCTGATCCTACACGTCGTGGAATTTTGACGTTACTGGTGAATGAAGAAATGCCCATTGCTTCTATTGTGGAACGTTTCCCGATGAGTAGAACGGCTGTGAACAAACATTTGCATGTTCTGTCTGATGCAGGGCTGGTGATGAGTCGGCGACAGGGGAGGGAAACACGCTTTCGGGCAGATCCAGCCCCTTTAGTTGAAGTAAAGCAGTGGGTATCCTTTTTCGAGCAATATTGGGACGAAAAATTGCATTCCCTCATTCAATATGTGGAGTCTGATGAGGAATGAAAAAACGAAGGGA
The Alicyclobacillus curvatus genome window above contains:
- a CDS encoding SRPBCC domain-containing protein; translation: MPEIRKTVVINAPVEKVWKAVTTSDGIAAWWMENTFQPALGHEFILHAGPYGDSRCKVTEFEPMIRLGFDWDSDWHLTFELRDLGDKKTEFTLIHSGFDAEKSTAFGQPHTAVREIMDGGWEKIVKEKLPSFIES
- a CDS encoding winged helix-turn-helix transcriptional regulator, translated to MQKSRQPSDSHTRQCEKLWTVGGRKLSRKNSLPLSSLKSNGSAPKHDVFQAIADPTRRGILTLLVNEEMPIASIVERFPMSRTAVNKHLHVLSDAGLVMSRRQGRETRFRADPAPLVEVKQWVSFFEQYWDEKLHSLIQYVESDEE